A section of the Burkholderia mallei ATCC 23344 genome encodes:
- a CDS encoding site-2 protease family protein, whose protein sequence is MDASSLIQTIAVYALPVVFAITLHEAAHGYVARLLGDNTAYMMGRVSFNPMRHIDPFGTIVIPLVLYFLTSGAFLFGYARPVPVTFRNLRNPRWGSLWVALAGPGCNFVQALIWGFVSIGLAALAVDEPFFTRMAGAGVGVNLVLAVLNLFPLPPLDGGRVLAALLPPKQSIALSRLEPYGFFIVLALVATGLLTKLWLRPLVGAGYAVVTAILTPFASLF, encoded by the coding sequence ATGGATGCTTCTTCCCTGATACAGACGATTGCCGTCTACGCACTGCCCGTGGTCTTCGCGATCACGCTGCACGAGGCCGCCCACGGCTACGTCGCTCGCCTGCTGGGCGACAACACCGCGTACATGATGGGCCGCGTGTCGTTCAACCCGATGCGCCACATCGATCCGTTCGGCACGATCGTGATTCCGCTCGTGCTGTACTTCCTCACGAGCGGCGCGTTCCTGTTCGGCTACGCGAGGCCCGTGCCCGTCACGTTCCGCAATCTGCGCAATCCTCGCTGGGGAAGCCTCTGGGTCGCGCTCGCGGGGCCGGGCTGCAATTTCGTCCAGGCGCTGATCTGGGGCTTCGTGAGCATCGGCCTCGCCGCGCTGGCGGTCGACGAGCCGTTCTTCACGCGCATGGCCGGAGCGGGCGTCGGCGTGAATCTCGTGCTCGCGGTGCTGAACCTCTTTCCGCTGCCGCCGCTCGACGGCGGGCGCGTGCTCGCGGCGCTGCTGCCGCCGAAGCAATCGATCGCGCTATCTCGGCTCGAGCCGTACGGCTTCTTCATCGTGCTCGCGCTCGTCGCGACGGGCCTGCTGACGAAACTCTGGCTGCGGCCGCTGGTGGGCGCCGGCTATGCCGTCGTGACGGCCATCCTGACTCCTTTCGCCTCGCTCTTCTAA
- a CDS encoding alpha/beta fold hydrolase — protein MHSTQSVSDFVTVRGVKLHVRRWGRPDAPTLYMLHGWMDVAASFQFVVDALAGDWQVIAPDARGFGLSDWPVAAQGGGHYWFHEYLADLEALIDHYTPDGEVNLVGHSMGANVVCLYAGARPQRVRRVVDLEGFGLAPARAEQAPRRLAQWLDELRAPPELKRYASLEDVAARLVKTNPRLEPRRAAFLAAHWSTRDADGRYRLLADPAHKLRGPLLYRLDEVMAIWSKVRAKVLHVEAVDSPTLAFLAGEIPIAEFKARFAAFADWREKRVEDAGHMVHHDQPEQIAALIEAFCA, from the coding sequence ATGCACTCCACCCAATCTGTCTCCGATTTCGTCACGGTTCGCGGCGTGAAGCTGCATGTGCGCCGCTGGGGGCGGCCCGATGCGCCGACGCTCTACATGCTGCACGGCTGGATGGACGTCGCCGCGTCGTTCCAGTTCGTCGTCGACGCGCTCGCGGGCGACTGGCAGGTGATCGCGCCCGACGCACGCGGCTTCGGCCTGTCCGACTGGCCGGTCGCCGCGCAAGGCGGCGGCCATTACTGGTTCCACGAATACCTGGCGGACCTCGAGGCGCTGATCGACCACTACACGCCCGATGGCGAAGTGAATCTCGTCGGCCACAGCATGGGCGCGAACGTCGTGTGCCTCTATGCGGGCGCGCGGCCGCAGCGGGTGCGGCGCGTCGTCGATCTGGAGGGCTTCGGGCTCGCGCCGGCGCGCGCCGAGCAGGCGCCGCGGCGTCTCGCGCAGTGGCTCGACGAGCTGCGCGCGCCGCCGGAGCTCAAGCGCTACGCGTCGCTCGAAGACGTCGCCGCGCGCCTCGTGAAGACGAATCCGCGCCTCGAGCCGCGCCGCGCGGCGTTTCTCGCCGCGCATTGGTCGACCCGCGACGCGGACGGCCGGTACCGGCTGCTCGCGGATCCCGCGCATAAGCTGCGCGGCCCGCTGCTGTACCGGCTCGACGAGGTGATGGCGATCTGGTCGAAGGTGCGCGCGAAGGTGCTGCACGTCGAGGCCGTCGATTCGCCGACGCTCGCGTTCCTGGCGGGCGAGATTCCGATCGCCGAGTTCAAGGCGCGCTTCGCCGCGTTCGCCGACTGGCGCGAGAAGCGCGTCGAAGACGCGGGGCACATGGTTCATCACGACCAGCCGGAGCAGATCGCGGCGCTGATCGAGGCGTTCTGCGCCTGA
- the dapA gene encoding 4-hydroxy-tetrahydrodipicolinate synthase, giving the protein MANGTQDGIQIRGSVPAIVTPMLEDGGLDLAAFRKLIDWHIEEGTDALVVVGTSGESATLSVDEHVLMIETAVKHAAKRIPIVAGAGGNSTTEAIELSKHAKAVGADATLQVVPYYNKPTQEGIYRHFKAIAEAVDLPVILYNVPGRTVADMSNETTLRLAQVPGIIGVKDATGNIDRAAQLIKAAPAHFSIYSGDDPTAIALMLLGGHGNISVTANVAPRAMSELCRAALAADVKTAREIHMKLLSLHKHLFIEANPIPVKWALQQMGKIAGGIRLPLTPLDERCHETVRGALREAGLL; this is encoded by the coding sequence ATGGCTAACGGCACTCAAGACGGCATTCAAATCCGCGGCAGCGTCCCCGCGATCGTCACCCCGATGCTCGAGGACGGCGGCCTCGATCTGGCGGCCTTCCGCAAGCTGATCGACTGGCATATCGAAGAGGGGACGGATGCCCTCGTCGTGGTCGGCACGAGCGGCGAATCGGCGACGCTTTCCGTCGACGAGCACGTGCTCATGATCGAGACCGCGGTCAAGCACGCGGCGAAGCGGATTCCGATCGTCGCGGGCGCGGGCGGCAACTCGACGACCGAGGCGATCGAACTGTCGAAGCATGCGAAGGCGGTGGGCGCCGATGCGACGCTGCAAGTGGTGCCGTACTACAACAAGCCGACGCAGGAAGGGATCTACCGCCACTTCAAGGCGATCGCCGAGGCGGTGGACCTTCCGGTGATCCTGTACAACGTGCCGGGCCGCACTGTCGCGGACATGTCGAACGAGACGACCCTGCGGCTTGCGCAAGTGCCGGGCATCATCGGCGTGAAGGACGCGACGGGCAATATCGATCGCGCCGCGCAACTGATCAAGGCGGCGCCCGCGCACTTCTCGATCTACAGCGGCGACGATCCGACCGCGATCGCGCTGATGCTCCTCGGCGGCCACGGCAACATCTCGGTGACGGCGAACGTCGCGCCGCGCGCGATGAGCGAGCTTTGCCGCGCGGCGCTTGCCGCCGACGTGAAGACGGCGCGCGAGATCCACATGAAGCTCCTGTCGCTGCACAAGCATCTGTTCATCGAGGCGAACCCGATTCCGGTGAAGTGGGCGCTGCAACAGATGGGCAAGATCGCGGGCGGCATCCGCCTGCCGCTCACGCCGCTCGACGAGCGCTGCCATGAAACCGTGCGCGGCGCGCTTCGCGAGGCCGGCCTCCTGTGA
- a CDS encoding gamma carbonic anhydrase family protein: MTIYKLGENAPSIHESVFVADSATIVGKVVLEENASVWFGATIRDDNEPITVGAGSNVQEGAVLHTDPGCPLTIAPNVTVGHQAMLHGCTIGEGSLIGIQAVILNRAVIGRNCLVGAGAVITEGKAFPDNSLILGAPAKVVRTLSDEDIARMHMNTKSYAMRRAYFKEQLVRIG; encoded by the coding sequence GTGACCATCTACAAGCTCGGCGAAAACGCCCCGTCCATCCACGAAAGCGTCTTCGTCGCGGACAGCGCGACGATCGTCGGCAAGGTCGTGCTCGAGGAGAACGCGAGCGTGTGGTTCGGCGCGACGATTCGCGACGACAACGAGCCGATCACGGTCGGCGCCGGCAGCAACGTGCAGGAAGGCGCGGTGCTGCACACCGATCCGGGCTGCCCGCTCACGATCGCGCCGAACGTGACGGTCGGCCATCAGGCGATGCTGCACGGTTGCACGATCGGCGAGGGCTCGCTGATCGGCATTCAGGCCGTGATCTTGAATCGCGCGGTGATCGGCCGCAACTGTCTGGTCGGCGCCGGCGCGGTGATCACCGAGGGCAAGGCGTTTCCCGACAATTCGCTGATCCTCGGGGCGCCCGCGAAGGTCGTGCGTACGCTGTCCGACGAGGACATCGCGCGGATGCACATGAACACGAAGAGCTACGCGATGCGGCGCGCGTATTTCAAGGAGCAGCTCGTGCGGATCGGCTGA
- a CDS encoding class I SAM-dependent methyltransferase, with the protein MKTPAIEIERAPGAGAHGAATEPSAWVRRWSHLVPAGGAVLDIAAGHGRHAHWFARRGHPVRALEREPAALASLGALPGVRAQAADLEGAPWPLADDARFAAVVVTNYLHRPLLPRLVAAIAPGGVLLYETFAQGNQTVGKPSNPAFLLAPGELLDAVRGQLRVVAFEDGFVAAPREAFVQRICAVREHAAPQEGAGFPRYGLAG; encoded by the coding sequence TTGAAAACGCCGGCGATCGAAATCGAGCGCGCGCCCGGGGCGGGCGCGCACGGCGCCGCGACCGAGCCGTCGGCGTGGGTGCGCCGCTGGTCGCATCTCGTGCCGGCGGGCGGCGCGGTGCTCGACATCGCGGCAGGCCACGGCCGCCATGCGCACTGGTTCGCGCGGCGGGGCCATCCGGTGCGCGCGCTCGAGCGCGAACCAGCCGCACTCGCGTCGCTCGGCGCGCTGCCGGGCGTGCGCGCGCAGGCGGCCGATCTCGAAGGCGCGCCATGGCCGCTCGCCGACGACGCGCGCTTTGCCGCAGTCGTCGTCACGAACTATCTGCATCGCCCGTTGCTGCCGCGTCTCGTCGCCGCGATCGCGCCGGGCGGCGTGCTGCTGTACGAAACCTTCGCGCAAGGCAACCAAACGGTCGGCAAGCCGTCCAACCCGGCGTTCCTGCTCGCGCCGGGCGAGTTGCTCGATGCCGTACGCGGGCAGTTGCGCGTCGTCGCGTTCGAGGACGGGTTCGTCGCCGCGCCGCGCGAGGCATTCGTCCAACGAATCTGCGCGGTGCGCGAGCACGCGGCGCCGCAAGAAGGGGCGGGATTTCCGCGTTACGGACTGGCAGGCTAA
- a CDS encoding cupin domain-containing protein produces the protein MRERTRAPLSEAPTPLLGNLSPAQFMRRYWQKKPLLIRQAITGIAPPLSRDALFELAADYDVESRLVTHFRNRWQLEHGPFEPEHLPSVKRREWTLLVQGLDLHDDRARALLERFRFVPDARLDDLMISYATDGGGVGPHFDSYDVFLLQVHGKRRWRIGAQQDLSLQEGLPLKILANFEPTDEWVLEPGDMLYLPPHIAHDGIALGECMTCSIGFRALSAGELRAQFLYHLAERGGLRTGARDDARYRDPAQPAVDSPAMLPAAMVKRVAATLAGIQWDEHDVGDFLGCYLSEPKSNVVFEPPTRRLGEAAFVTQASRRGVRLDRKAALLYNARSYFINGDAHPLATAAKWLPELADTRRMEAKRFVTLSRDPAMTGLLHEWYCAGWIRVGDMG, from the coding sequence GTGCGCGAACGCACTCGCGCGCCGTTGTCCGAGGCGCCGACCCCGCTTCTCGGCAATCTCAGCCCCGCGCAATTCATGCGCCGATATTGGCAGAAAAAGCCGCTTCTGATTCGACAGGCGATTACCGGCATCGCGCCGCCGCTGTCGCGCGACGCGCTGTTCGAGCTTGCCGCCGACTATGACGTCGAATCGCGTCTCGTCACTCATTTTCGTAACAGATGGCAACTGGAGCATGGGCCGTTCGAGCCCGAGCACTTGCCGTCCGTGAAGCGCCGCGAGTGGACGCTGCTCGTGCAGGGGCTCGATCTGCACGACGATCGCGCCCGCGCGCTGCTCGAACGCTTCCGGTTCGTTCCGGATGCGCGCCTCGACGACCTGATGATCTCGTACGCGACCGACGGCGGCGGCGTCGGCCCGCATTTCGACTCGTACGACGTGTTCCTGCTGCAGGTGCACGGCAAGCGCCGCTGGCGAATCGGCGCGCAGCAGGATCTGTCGCTGCAGGAAGGCTTGCCGCTCAAGATCCTCGCGAATTTCGAGCCCACCGACGAATGGGTGCTCGAACCCGGCGACATGCTGTATCTGCCGCCTCACATCGCGCACGACGGCATCGCGCTCGGCGAGTGCATGACGTGCTCGATCGGCTTCAGAGCCCTGTCCGCAGGCGAATTGCGCGCGCAGTTCCTCTATCACCTGGCGGAGCGCGGCGGCCTGCGTACCGGCGCGCGCGACGACGCGCGATACCGCGACCCGGCGCAGCCCGCGGTCGACTCGCCCGCGATGCTGCCCGCCGCGATGGTCAAGCGCGTGGCCGCGACGCTCGCCGGCATCCAATGGGACGAACACGATGTCGGGGATTTTCTCGGCTGTTATTTGAGCGAGCCCAAATCGAACGTCGTTTTCGAGCCGCCGACGCGGCGGCTCGGCGAAGCCGCATTCGTCACCCAGGCGTCGCGCCGAGGCGTGCGGCTCGACAGGAAAGCGGCGTTGTTGTATAACGCGCGCTCGTACTTCATCAACGGCGACGCGCATCCGCTCGCAACCGCGGCGAAATGGCTGCCGGAGCTGGCCGATACGCGCCGGATGGAGGCGAAACGGTTTGTAACACTCTCCCGGGACCCCGCCATGACAGGCCTGCTGCACGAATGGTATTGTGCGGGCTGGATACGGGTGGGCGACATGGGGTAG
- the bamC gene encoding outer membrane protein assembly factor BamC, with amino-acid sequence MKHSAFSSRAIQVSVLALALAALAGCDTLNDYLAPDRVNYKSTGSAPPLQVPQDLTAMPLSSSYVAPPTNSGLGSAPTRAVTAAGNATEGQPSAQDPFGMHVERDGDRRWLVVDGRTPEQLWPQLKEFWQDNGFALKTDAPSTGIMATDWAENRANIPDDWFRRTIGRVIDFAYSSGTRDRFRTLVTRTADGNTDISITHSAMEEKLTGAQGGTSSRWEERPRNPVLEAVFLAKLMEKFGLTDAQAKQLLADARPATAPATVVGSGAASTLDLAESFDRAWLRVGLALDRTNFTVNNRDRAKGVYYVRYANSMEELKRDGLFGKLFYGGPTAAKPGKEFLVNVRAQGDAKTQVAVIDANGQIDTSSDAQRIISLLHAQLN; translated from the coding sequence ATGAAACATTCCGCCTTTTCCTCCCGCGCGATTCAGGTCTCGGTGCTGGCGCTCGCGCTGGCCGCGCTCGCCGGCTGCGACACGCTGAACGACTATCTCGCGCCCGACCGGGTCAACTACAAGTCCACCGGCTCGGCGCCGCCGCTGCAGGTGCCGCAGGATCTGACGGCGATGCCGCTCAGCTCGTCGTACGTCGCGCCGCCGACCAATTCGGGCCTCGGTTCCGCGCCGACGCGCGCGGTGACGGCCGCGGGCAACGCGACGGAAGGGCAGCCGAGCGCGCAGGATCCGTTCGGGATGCACGTCGAGCGCGACGGCGACCGCCGCTGGCTCGTCGTCGACGGCCGCACGCCCGAGCAGCTCTGGCCGCAGTTGAAGGAGTTCTGGCAGGACAACGGCTTCGCACTGAAGACGGACGCGCCGTCGACGGGCATCATGGCGACCGACTGGGCGGAGAACCGCGCGAACATTCCCGACGACTGGTTTCGCCGCACGATCGGCCGTGTGATCGATTTCGCCTATTCGTCGGGCACGCGCGATCGGTTCCGTACGCTCGTCACGCGCACGGCGGACGGCAACACGGACATCTCGATCACGCACAGCGCGATGGAGGAGAAGCTGACGGGCGCGCAGGGCGGCACGTCGTCGCGCTGGGAAGAGCGTCCGCGCAACCCGGTGCTCGAGGCCGTGTTCCTCGCGAAGCTGATGGAGAAGTTCGGTTTGACCGACGCGCAGGCGAAGCAACTGCTCGCCGACGCGCGTCCGGCCACCGCGCCCGCGACCGTCGTCGGCTCTGGTGCCGCGTCGACGCTCGATCTGGCCGAATCGTTCGACCGCGCGTGGCTGCGTGTCGGGCTCGCGCTCGACCGCACGAACTTCACGGTCAACAACCGGGATCGCGCGAAGGGCGTCTACTACGTGCGTTACGCGAACTCGATGGAGGAGCTCAAGCGCGACGGCCTGTTCGGCAAGCTGTTCTACGGCGGCCCGACGGCGGCGAAGCCGGGCAAGGAATTCCTCGTCAACGTGCGCGCGCAAGGCGACGCGAAGACGCAAGTGGCCGTCATCGATGCAAACGGCCAGATCGACACCTCTTCCGATGCGCAGCGGATCATCTCGCTGCTGCACGCGCAGTTGAACTAA
- a CDS encoding tryptophan--tRNA ligase, whose protein sequence is MFPDRIFSGMRPTGSLHLGHYHGVLKNWVKLQSEYPCFFCVVDWHALTTHYETPEVIEKNVWDVLIDWLASGIDPAQATLFIQSKVPEHAELALLLGMSTPLGWLERVPTYKEQIEKLKDKDLSTYGFLGYPVLMAADILLYRGSLVPVGEDQVPHVEMTREIARRFNYLYGREPGFEEKALEAAKKLGGKRAKLYHELRNAYQQEGDDEALEQARAMLQESQSLSMSDRERLFGYLEGARKIILVEPQALLTEASRMPGLDGQKMSKSYGNTIGLREDAETITKKVRTMPTDPARVRRSDPGDPDKCPVWQLHQVYTDETTHEWVQQGCRSAGIGCLDCKQPVVEGILREQQPMLERAQKYMDDPSLLRAIVADGCDKARKHATETMRDVREAMGLSYS, encoded by the coding sequence ATGTTCCCAGACCGTATCTTTTCCGGCATGCGACCCACGGGGTCGCTCCATCTCGGCCACTATCACGGCGTGCTGAAGAACTGGGTCAAGCTGCAGTCCGAGTATCCGTGCTTCTTCTGCGTCGTCGACTGGCACGCGCTGACGACGCACTACGAAACGCCCGAGGTGATCGAGAAGAACGTCTGGGACGTGCTGATCGACTGGCTCGCATCGGGCATCGATCCGGCGCAGGCGACGCTGTTCATCCAGAGCAAGGTGCCCGAGCATGCGGAGCTCGCGCTGTTGCTCGGGATGAGCACGCCGCTCGGCTGGCTCGAACGTGTGCCGACCTACAAGGAGCAGATCGAGAAGCTGAAGGACAAGGATCTGTCGACGTACGGCTTCCTCGGTTATCCGGTGCTGATGGCGGCCGACATCCTGCTGTACCGCGGCTCGCTCGTGCCGGTCGGCGAGGACCAGGTGCCGCACGTCGAGATGACGCGCGAGATCGCGCGCCGCTTCAATTACCTGTACGGCCGCGAGCCGGGCTTCGAGGAGAAGGCGCTCGAGGCGGCGAAGAAGCTGGGCGGCAAGCGCGCGAAGCTCTATCACGAGTTGCGCAACGCGTACCAGCAGGAGGGCGACGACGAGGCGCTCGAACAGGCGCGCGCGATGCTGCAGGAATCGCAGAGCCTGTCGATGAGCGACCGCGAGCGCCTGTTCGGCTATCTCGAAGGCGCGCGCAAGATCATCCTCGTCGAGCCGCAGGCGCTGTTGACGGAGGCGTCGCGCATGCCGGGCCTCGACGGGCAGAAGATGTCGAAGTCGTACGGCAACACGATCGGCCTGCGCGAGGACGCCGAGACGATCACGAAGAAGGTCCGCACGATGCCGACCGATCCCGCGCGCGTGCGCCGCAGCGATCCGGGCGATCCGGACAAGTGCCCGGTCTGGCAACTGCACCAGGTCTACACGGACGAAACGACGCACGAGTGGGTGCAGCAGGGGTGCCGCTCGGCGGGCATCGGCTGCCTCGACTGCAAGCAGCCGGTGGTCGAAGGCATCCTGCGCGAGCAGCAGCCGATGCTCGAGCGCGCGCAGAAGTACATGGACGATCCGTCGCTGCTGCGCGCGATCGTCGCCGACGGCTGCGACAAGGCGCGCAAGCACGCGACGGAGACGATGCGCGACGTGCGCGAGGCGATGGGGCTGTCGTACAGTTGA
- a CDS encoding L-threonylcarbamoyladenylate synthase has product MSQFFRIHPDDPQPRLVRQAAEIVRGGGVIALPTDSSYALACHLDDKDAVERVRRIRGLDDKQHLSLLVRDLSELATFAMVDNRQYRLIKSVTPGPYVFILQATKEVPRRLSHPSRKTIGLRVPAHAITLALLEALGQPLLGTTLILPPDDEPLNDPEEIRARLEKQVDLVIDGGACPREPSTVIDLTGDEPQLVRAGRGPLEPFGLAA; this is encoded by the coding sequence ATGTCCCAATTCTTCAGGATTCACCCGGATGATCCGCAGCCGCGCCTTGTCAGGCAGGCGGCCGAAATCGTGCGTGGCGGCGGCGTGATCGCGCTGCCGACCGATTCGAGCTACGCGCTCGCGTGCCATCTGGACGACAAGGATGCGGTCGAGCGCGTGCGCCGCATCCGCGGGCTCGACGACAAGCAGCACCTGTCGCTGCTCGTGCGCGATCTGTCCGAGCTCGCGACGTTCGCGATGGTCGACAACCGGCAATACCGGCTGATCAAATCGGTGACGCCGGGGCCATACGTGTTCATCCTGCAGGCGACGAAGGAGGTGCCGCGGCGGCTGTCGCATCCGTCGCGCAAGACGATCGGCCTGCGCGTGCCCGCGCACGCGATCACGCTCGCGCTGCTCGAGGCGCTCGGCCAGCCGCTGCTCGGCACGACGCTGATCCTGCCGCCCGACGACGAGCCGCTCAACGATCCGGAGGAAATCCGCGCGCGTCTCGAAAAGCAGGTCGACCTCGTGATCGACGGCGGCGCGTGCCCGCGCGAGCCGTCGACGGTGATCGACCTGACGGGCGACGAGCCGCAGCTCGTGCGGGCGGGGCGCGGTCCGCTCGAGCCGTTCGGCCTCGCCGCGTGA
- a CDS encoding ferritin-like domain-containing protein — translation MRCARSAALAALGESDPARKVALVAELHAALADGRAAVFPERELSAPARGVPGRPARPELVEPRRLERRSMRSPQGRAVLLHALAHIEFNAINLALDAVWRFARMPTAFYADWLKVAAEEAHHFSLLAARLAEFGHAYGDFPAHDGLWEMCERTAGDVLARMALVPRTLEARGLDASPPIRARLQQAGDHASAAILDVILRDEIGHVWIGNRWFRHLCDAAGLDPHPTYERLAGQYRAPRLRGPFNFDARRAAGFNDDELNALVAQDADPNG, via the coding sequence TTGCGCTGCGCGCGAAGCGCCGCACTCGCCGCGCTGGGCGAATCCGATCCCGCGCGCAAGGTCGCGCTCGTCGCCGAATTGCACGCGGCGCTCGCCGACGGCCGCGCAGCCGTGTTTCCGGAGCGCGAGTTGAGCGCGCCGGCGCGCGGCGTGCCCGGGCGGCCGGCTCGCCCGGAGCTCGTCGAGCCGCGCCGGCTCGAGCGGCGCAGCATGCGCTCGCCGCAGGGGCGGGCCGTGCTGCTGCATGCGCTCGCGCACATCGAATTCAACGCGATCAATCTCGCGCTCGACGCGGTGTGGCGCTTCGCGCGGATGCCCACGGCGTTCTATGCGGACTGGCTGAAAGTGGCCGCGGAGGAGGCGCATCACTTCTCGCTGCTCGCCGCGCGCCTTGCCGAGTTCGGGCACGCGTACGGCGATTTTCCGGCGCACGACGGCCTCTGGGAAATGTGCGAGCGGACCGCGGGCGACGTGCTCGCGAGGATGGCGCTCGTGCCGCGCACGCTGGAGGCGCGCGGGCTCGACGCGTCGCCGCCGATCCGCGCGCGGCTGCAGCAGGCGGGCGATCATGCGTCGGCGGCGATTCTCGACGTGATCCTGCGCGACGAGATCGGCCACGTATGGATCGGCAATCGCTGGTTTCGCCATCTGTGCGATGCGGCCGGGCTCGATCCGCATCCGACTTACGAACGGCTCGCCGGACAGTATCGGGCGCCCCGGCTGCGCGGGCCGTTCAATTTCGACGCGCGGCGCGCCGCGGGCTTCAACGACGACGAATTGAACGCGCTCGTCGCGCAGGACGCCGACCCGAACGGATGA
- a CDS encoding 3',5'-nucleoside bisphosphate phosphatase: MNADLHCHSNVSDGQLAPADVARRAHAGGVTLWALTDHDEVGGQRAAREAAEALGMRYLHGVEISVTWASRTVHIVGLNIDPRNPALVDGLHRTRNGRAARAVAIGDALAALGIEAAYEGALAYVSNPDLISRTHFARFLVDKGYAASMSDVFDRYLGDGKPGYVAHRWAKLSDAVAWIRQAGGEAVVAHPGRYAYTSVEFDAFFGEFIELGGVAIEVVTGSHTPDQYREYADVARRFGFEASRGSDFHAPGEGRTEFGSLPPLPSDLKPVWERWL, encoded by the coding sequence ATGAACGCCGATCTCCACTGCCATTCGAACGTTTCCGACGGTCAGCTCGCGCCCGCCGACGTCGCGCGCCGCGCGCACGCGGGCGGCGTCACGCTGTGGGCGCTGACCGATCACGACGAGGTCGGCGGCCAGCGCGCCGCGCGCGAAGCCGCCGAGGCGCTCGGCATGCGCTATCTGCACGGCGTCGAGATTTCCGTGACCTGGGCGTCGCGCACCGTGCACATCGTCGGCCTGAACATCGATCCGCGGAACCCCGCGCTCGTCGACGGGCTTCACCGCACCCGCAACGGCCGCGCGGCGCGCGCGGTCGCGATCGGCGACGCGCTCGCCGCGCTCGGCATCGAAGCCGCCTACGAGGGCGCGCTCGCCTATGTGTCGAATCCCGATCTGATCTCGCGCACGCACTTCGCGCGCTTTCTCGTCGACAAAGGCTACGCGGCGTCGATGTCCGACGTGTTCGACCGCTATCTCGGCGACGGCAAGCCGGGCTACGTCGCGCACCGCTGGGCGAAGCTGTCGGACGCCGTCGCATGGATTCGGCAGGCGGGCGGCGAAGCGGTCGTCGCGCATCCGGGCCGCTATGCGTATACGAGCGTCGAGTTCGACGCGTTCTTCGGCGAGTTCATCGAGCTGGGCGGCGTCGCGATCGAGGTGGTGACGGGCAGCCATACACCCGACCAGTACCGCGAATACGCGGACGTCGCGCGGCGCTTCGGCTTCGAGGCATCGCGCGGCTCCGATTTCCACGCGCCGGGAGAAGGGCGTACCGAATTCGGCAGCCTGCCGCCGCTGCCGTCCGATCTCAAACCCGTCTGGGAGCGCTGGCTGTAG
- a CDS encoding MBL fold metallo-hydrolase yields the protein MRFASLGSGSEGNALVVEASNGATTTRVLLDCGFSAKELERRLARIDLRVDDLDAILVTHEHGDHVGCALTLARRASLPLYTSWGTARAVGADEADVDLHVLWSDETAAVGDLCVLPYTVPHDAREPLQFVFSDGATRLGVLTDVGMSTPHIGAVLSGCDGLVLEANHDVAMLAASRYPASLKARIGGSHGHLSNDAAAAILAELDRSRLRHLVAAHLSQQNNAPALAQAALAAALGGQADDVLVASQDDGFGWLSLS from the coding sequence GTGCGATTCGCGAGCCTCGGAAGCGGCAGCGAAGGCAATGCGCTCGTCGTCGAAGCATCGAACGGCGCGACGACGACACGTGTGCTGCTCGATTGCGGTTTCTCGGCGAAGGAACTCGAACGCCGGCTCGCGCGCATCGATTTGCGCGTCGACGATCTCGACGCGATCCTCGTTACCCACGAACACGGCGACCATGTCGGCTGCGCGCTGACGCTCGCGCGTCGCGCGTCGCTGCCGCTGTACACGAGCTGGGGCACCGCGCGCGCGGTCGGCGCGGACGAGGCCGACGTCGACCTCCATGTGCTCTGGAGCGACGAGACGGCCGCGGTGGGCGATCTGTGCGTGCTGCCCTATACCGTCCCGCACGATGCGCGCGAGCCGCTCCAGTTCGTCTTCAGCGACGGCGCGACGCGTCTCGGCGTGCTGACCGACGTCGGCATGTCGACGCCGCACATCGGCGCCGTGCTGAGCGGCTGCGACGGCTTGGTGCTGGAGGCCAACCACGATGTCGCGATGCTCGCGGCGAGCCGCTATCCGGCGTCGCTGAAGGCGCGCATCGGCGGCTCGCACGGCCATCTGAGCAACGACGCGGCGGCGGCCATTCTCGCCGAGCTCGATCGCAGCCGGCTGCGGCACCTGGTGGCTGCCCATCTGAGCCAGCAGAACAATGCGCCCGCGCTCGCGCAGGCGGCGCTCGCGGCGGCCCTGGGCGGGCAGGCGGACGACGTGCTCGTCGCATCGCAGGACGACGGATTCGGCTGGCTCAGCCTGAGCTGA